Within the Stenotrophomonas sp. 610A2 genome, the region CCCACTGCTTGGGCATGGTCGATGGCTTGAACAATTTTGTCGTCGGGATATGAGGCACCAATTCCATTGCCGGCCATGTAGCCGTTGGCAATCTGGTTTCCACCGTGCGTGAAAGAGTGAAAGTAGTTGAAGGCGTTTTGATAGACCTCCGAGAAGATCTTGAACTGGTCAAATGGGGGGTGTGCCTCGATCTGCTGAGCCAGATTGCCCTTTGGCACGTTGTCGTGCTGCAGGAAGTCCAAGGCGCTGGCCTCATCGCCACAGAAGAAGAACCAGGACCCTCGCTTGATCTTGTCGTTCATGGGCCGGAGGAGGCTAAAAGCACTGCCTGCCAGTTCGCCGCCCAGGCTCGCCACCAAGTGGTTGATGGAAACAGCGTCATCGTAGGCGGCCCTCAGCAAAGCAAGAGCGGTCCGATGATGCTCCGGCATAGTCCCGGGCATCTTCAGCCTACTGGCTTGGTCGCCAGCGAACTGGAGATCTTGCAGGTTCTGATGGGCGCGCTGCTGTAGCGGGGACATAGCGTTACCGGCTGGACTAAGCATCAAAAATTGGAGTCATGGCAAAATAGAGCAGGTGC harbors:
- a CDS encoding DUF6988 family protein encodes the protein MSPLQQRAHQNLQDLQFAGDQASRLKMPGTMPEHHRTALALLRAAYDDAVSINHLVASLGGELAGSAFSLLRPMNDKIKRGSWFFFCGDEASALDFLQHDNVPKGNLAQQIEAHPPFDQFKIFSEVYQNAFNYFHSFTHGGNQIANGYMAGNGIGASYPDDKIVQAIDHAQAVGITAVQVMVMLGGEYDLATGHEILDQLGARFVPQSAPPQP